The Croceicoccus marinus genome contains a region encoding:
- a CDS encoding ATP-binding protein: protein MPFRPVSPVVHRIVVAFALLVVPSSLLSVHFLIADEFEEVTDYVATAERTVETRDQLAQLLALHLDVETGIRGYVLTGNPDFLEPYLGALPHRDARFAQLREGADERRLAQIDRLLDLSDAKLANAAVNMQDVRAGRADRARERIATARGRHIMDSIRASIARMDAEEAARLSQLTRAGTASRKGVETAITLLLVGVALLLAFVTLLVSESFRYRRRALGRVELLARRQMAMFDGAVDGMLWLDGEGRILRINPSISRMFGYGRDELFGRHNLILMEHDYTLAESRAWLATVGVAGADGAGRRQEFVGRRSDGEIFETEVAISRVEGGDEDEHAPRFIASIRDISHRKRAERMKTEFVSTVSHELRTPLTSIGGSLGLVMGGAAGPLEDRTRRLIGIAHANCERLVRLINDILDIDKIESGKMEFDTRRMHVGPLVRRTQEAITSFAEQHGVNLKVVLPPWPQCITGDPDRLEQLLTNLVSNAIKHSPAGETVLISCIQQGRHARIEVSDRGMGVPADFRTRIFTKFAMADASDSRAKGGTGLGLSIAREIARLHGGDIGFADRDGGGAVFHFHIPLVKDRSLSERSAGDRRLPLVLHLDDDADTLSVVASAFAGKARAMPVSTVAEARAALARHKPAAVIIDISLVAEDGLHLAAALRREYPALPLVLFTAVEDNRDTSMADRLLVKSRASVEDLVDTTMALVARRAKKAA, encoded by the coding sequence GTGCCATTCCGTCCAGTCTCGCCCGTCGTTCACCGCATCGTCGTGGCGTTCGCGCTGCTGGTGGTGCCGTCCTCGCTGCTCAGCGTGCATTTCCTGATCGCGGATGAGTTCGAGGAGGTGACCGATTACGTCGCCACGGCAGAGCGCACGGTGGAAACCCGCGACCAGCTTGCCCAATTGCTCGCGCTGCATCTCGACGTGGAGACCGGGATCCGGGGTTATGTGCTGACCGGCAATCCCGATTTCCTGGAACCCTATCTGGGCGCGCTGCCCCATCGCGACGCGCGCTTCGCGCAGCTGAGGGAGGGGGCGGACGAGCGGCGGCTGGCACAGATCGACCGGCTGCTCGACCTGTCCGACGCCAAGCTCGCCAATGCCGCGGTCAACATGCAGGACGTGCGTGCCGGGCGGGCCGACCGTGCGCGCGAGAGGATCGCGACCGCGCGCGGGCGGCATATCATGGATTCGATCCGCGCCTCGATCGCGCGGATGGATGCAGAGGAAGCCGCGAGACTATCGCAGCTGACCCGCGCCGGAACCGCTTCGCGAAAGGGGGTCGAGACTGCGATCACCCTGCTGCTGGTCGGGGTCGCGCTGTTGCTGGCGTTTGTCACCTTGCTGGTCAGCGAATCCTTCCGCTACCGCCGCCGGGCGCTTGGCAGGGTCGAGCTGCTTGCCAGGCGGCAGATGGCGATGTTCGACGGGGCGGTCGACGGCATGCTGTGGCTGGACGGGGAAGGGCGCATCCTGCGGATCAACCCCAGTATCAGCCGCATGTTCGGCTATGGCCGCGACGAGCTGTTCGGTCGGCACAACCTGATCCTGATGGAGCACGACTATACGCTGGCGGAATCGCGGGCCTGGCTGGCGACGGTCGGCGTGGCGGGTGCCGATGGCGCGGGACGGCGGCAGGAATTCGTCGGTCGACGCTCCGACGGTGAGATATTCGAGACCGAGGTGGCCATCAGCCGCGTCGAGGGCGGGGACGAGGACGAGCATGCACCGCGCTTCATCGCCTCGATCCGCGACATCTCTCACCGCAAGCGGGCAGAGCGGATGAAGACCGAATTCGTTTCGACCGTCAGCCACGAACTGCGCACGCCGCTGACCTCGATCGGCGGGTCGCTGGGCCTGGTGATGGGCGGCGCGGCGGGACCGCTTGAGGACAGGACCCGCCGCCTGATCGGCATCGCCCATGCCAATTGCGAGCGGCTGGTAAGGCTGATCAACGACATCCTCGACATCGACAAGATCGAATCGGGCAAGATGGAATTCGACACGCGCCGCATGCATGTCGGCCCGCTGGTACGCCGCACGCAGGAGGCGATTACCAGCTTTGCCGAACAGCACGGCGTGAACCTGAAGGTGGTGCTGCCGCCCTGGCCGCAGTGCATCACGGGCGATCCGGACCGGCTGGAGCAATTGCTGACCAATCTTGTATCGAACGCGATCAAGCATTCGCCTGCCGGAGAGACGGTGCTGATCAGTTGCATCCAGCAGGGCCGTCATGCCCGGATCGAGGTGTCGGACCGCGGCATGGGGGTTCCGGCCGATTTCCGCACGCGCATCTTCACCAAGTTCGCGATGGCCGACGCGTCCGACAGCCGCGCCAAGGGCGGGACCGGGCTGGGCCTGTCTATCGCGCGCGAGATTGCGCGGCTGCACGGCGGCGACATCGGCTTTGCCGACCGCGATGGCGGCGGGGCCGTCTTCCACTTCCACATCCCGCTGGTGAAGGACCGGTCGCTGTCCGAACGCTCGGCGGGCGACAGGCGGCTGCCGCTGGTGCTGCACCTCGACGACGATGCCGATACGCTGAGCGTCGTCGCCAGCGCCTTTGCGGGCAAGGCGCGCGCGATGCCGGTGTCCACCGTGGCCGAGGCGCGGGCCGCGCTGGCAAGGCACAAGCCCGCTGCCGTCATCATCGACATCTCGCTGGTGGCGGAGGACGGGCTGCATCTTGCCGCCGCCTTGCGCCGTGAATATCCGGCGTTGCCGCTGGTACTGTTCACCGCGGTCGAGGATAATCGCGACACCAGCATGGCCGACCGCCTGCTGGTCAAGAGCCGCGCTTCGGTCGAGGATCTGGTGGACACCACCATGGCGCTGGTCGCTCGCCGCGCGAAAAAGGCTGCCTGA
- a CDS encoding glycoside hydrolase family 3 C-terminal domain-containing protein, whose protein sequence is MNNRLARFAVPMVISLAALAAGCAAPMAQDQAASAPAPAGQPAYLDTSLDFEARAQDLVSRMTLEEKARQAGHTAPPIPRLKVPGYNWWNEGLHGVARAGIATVFPQAIGMAATWDTDRMHESATIISDEFRAKYLDTLQPDGSSGFYQGLTVWSPNINIFRDPRWGRGQETYGEDPVLTGEIANAFIGGLQGDDPKYYKTIATSKHYAVHSGPEWGRHEQDFHPSARDLEETYLPAFRKTVIEGEVGSIMCAYNALYGIPACASEFLMEERLRNDWGFDGYVVTDCGGAANIYREDALAYELDRVKGVALGFKAGMDVICGDYRNELTTEPEQIVEGVQTGVLPIEVLDRALVRLFTARMKLGMFDPYETLPWADITAQEFDTPEHRAKSLEMAKASMVLLKNEGNLLPITDAPRRIAVLGPNADSFDTLVGNYYGTPGDPVTVLDGLRARFPDSQIDYLQGTGLIGAPEADVDASVLCADAACTRQGLTAEHFDNVNLEGTPTETSVEERPYVQWRSDGRETSIRWTGFIKAPETGTYNFRFASENGYRVYVDGKPVVEEWGVGDAPSILSGTTTLEAGKIYPIRVEAWQRGQRGEQWLVWNRPGDTGARAVEAARNADLVIFVGGLSARIEGEEMRVEAEGFSGGDRTRIDLPKPQQDLLQQVQAVGKPTVLVLMNGSALAVNWADQNVPAIVEAWYPGGSGGHAVAQLIAGDYSPAGRLPVTFYRDLDDLPAFTDYSMRNRTYKYHKGEVLYPFGHGLSYTSFAYSNPVASVNTDGSVTVAVEVANTGAMDSDEVVQLYLSRPGMPEQPIRSLAAFDRIHLAQGETRTVSFTLDERDLSTVDAQGVRAVRPGEVNLWLGGGQPVSRPGLAAAPGAATSFTITGPVRVLPK, encoded by the coding sequence GTGAACAATCGTCTCGCACGTTTCGCCGTGCCCATGGTCATCAGCCTGGCGGCACTGGCCGCCGGGTGCGCCGCGCCCATGGCGCAGGACCAGGCCGCATCCGCACCCGCGCCGGCCGGCCAGCCCGCCTATCTCGACACCTCGCTCGATTTCGAGGCGCGCGCGCAGGATCTCGTCTCGCGCATGACGCTGGAGGAGAAGGCCCGCCAGGCCGGTCACACCGCGCCGCCGATCCCGCGGCTGAAGGTTCCGGGCTATAACTGGTGGAACGAGGGGCTGCACGGCGTGGCCCGCGCCGGCATCGCCACCGTCTTTCCGCAGGCCATCGGCATGGCGGCGACGTGGGACACCGATCGGATGCACGAAAGCGCGACGATCATCTCGGACGAATTCCGCGCCAAATATCTCGACACGCTGCAGCCCGACGGGTCGAGCGGGTTCTACCAGGGGCTGACCGTGTGGTCGCCCAACATCAACATCTTCCGCGATCCGCGCTGGGGTCGCGGGCAGGAAACCTATGGCGAGGATCCGGTCCTGACCGGCGAGATCGCCAATGCCTTCATCGGCGGGCTGCAGGGCGACGATCCGAAATATTACAAGACGATCGCCACGTCGAAGCATTACGCCGTGCACTCGGGCCCCGAATGGGGCCGGCACGAGCAGGATTTCCACCCCAGCGCCCGCGACCTTGAGGAAACCTATCTGCCCGCGTTCCGCAAGACCGTGATCGAGGGCGAGGTCGGCTCGATCATGTGCGCCTATAACGCGCTCTATGGCATCCCGGCCTGCGCCAGCGAGTTCCTGATGGAGGAGCGGCTGCGCAACGACTGGGGCTTCGACGGCTATGTCGTCACCGATTGCGGCGGCGCGGCCAATATCTACCGCGAGGATGCGCTGGCCTATGAACTCGACCGGGTGAAGGGCGTCGCGCTGGGCTTCAAGGCCGGCATGGACGTCATCTGCGGCGATTATCGCAACGAGCTGACGACCGAGCCAGAGCAGATCGTCGAGGGTGTGCAGACCGGCGTATTGCCGATAGAGGTGCTCGACCGCGCGCTGGTCCGCCTGTTCACCGCGCGCATGAAGCTGGGCATGTTCGATCCTTACGAAACCCTGCCCTGGGCCGACATCACGGCACAGGAGTTCGACACGCCCGAACACCGCGCCAAGTCGCTCGAGATGGCAAAAGCCTCGATGGTGCTGCTCAAGAACGAAGGCAATCTGCTGCCGATCACAGATGCGCCGCGCCGCATAGCGGTGCTGGGCCCCAATGCGGACAGTTTCGACACTCTGGTCGGCAATTACTATGGCACGCCGGGCGATCCGGTGACGGTGCTGGACGGGCTGCGGGCGCGTTTTCCGGACAGCCAGATCGACTATCTGCAGGGCACCGGCCTGATCGGCGCGCCCGAGGCCGATGTCGATGCCTCGGTCCTGTGCGCCGATGCGGCATGCACCCGCCAGGGCTTGACGGCGGAGCATTTCGACAACGTCAATCTGGAAGGCACGCCGACCGAGACGAGTGTCGAGGAGCGCCCCTATGTGCAATGGCGCAGCGACGGCCGCGAGACGTCGATCCGCTGGACCGGCTTCATCAAGGCGCCCGAAACCGGCACCTATAATTTCCGCTTCGCATCCGAAAACGGCTACCGCGTCTATGTGGACGGCAAACCGGTGGTCGAGGAATGGGGCGTGGGCGACGCGCCCTCTATCCTGTCGGGCACCACGACGCTTGAGGCCGGGAAGATCTATCCGATCCGGGTGGAGGCCTGGCAGCGCGGCCAGCGCGGGGAGCAGTGGCTGGTGTGGAACCGCCCCGGCGACACCGGCGCGCGCGCGGTCGAAGCGGCGCGCAATGCCGATTTGGTGATCTTCGTCGGCGGGCTTTCCGCCCGGATCGAGGGCGAGGAAATGCGCGTCGAGGCCGAGGGCTTCTCGGGCGGCGACCGCACCAGGATCGACCTGCCCAAGCCGCAGCAGGACCTGTTGCAGCAGGTACAGGCGGTCGGCAAGCCGACGGTGCTGGTGCTGATGAACGGCAGCGCGCTGGCCGTGAACTGGGCGGACCAGAACGTGCCCGCCATCGTCGAGGCGTGGTACCCCGGCGGCAGCGGCGGCCACGCTGTCGCGCAGCTGATCGCGGGCGACTACAGCCCCGCCGGACGCCTGCCGGTGACCTTCTATCGCGATCTGGACGATCTGCCCGCCTTTACCGATTATTCGATGCGGAACCGTACCTACAAGTACCACAAGGGCGAAGTGCTCTATCCCTTCGGCCACGGGCTCAGCTACACCAGCTTCGCCTATTCGAACCCGGTGGCATCGGTGAACACGGATGGCTCCGTCACCGTCGCGGTCGAGGTCGCCAATACCGGCGCGATGGACAGCGACGAGGTGGTGCAGCTCTATCTCTCGCGGCCCGGCATGCCGGAACAGCCGATCCGCTCGCTCGCCGCCTTCGACCGCATCCATCTGGCGCAGGGCGAGACGCGCACGGTCAGCTTCACGCTGGACGAGCGCGACCTGAGCACCGTCGATGCACAGGGCGTGCGCGCGGTGCGCCCCGGAGAGGTCAATCTGTGGCTTGGCGGCGGCCAACCGGTGTCGCGGCCGGGCCTCGCAGCGGCTCCGGGTGCGGCGACCAGCTTCACGATCACCGGACCGGTGCGGGTCCTGCCCAAGTAG
- a CDS encoding serine hydrolase domain-containing protein encodes MIKQGMALASAFGLAACASVPASDIASGSAFAPDCPAVATFLDSAVTQGRTVGASALIWKDGRELCFERAGLASREDDRAFERDTLVQIFSMTKPVTGIALMQLWEQGRFGLDDPLYWHLPEYRNLKVATGIGSDGEPVLRDPSRPPTIRDVLRHTAGFTYGGSQEPADVVWERLQPLSADNTLAEFSQKMAQVPLLADPGTRWVYSASVDVQARLVEVLSGMAFDDYVAAHIFTPLGMTDSAWKRDSGDLDRLARIYVADENGALSPMPREAWLNANFAGKPMTMGGAGIVTTVDDYMRFARMLLNEGELDGRRILKPETIRLMSTDMLDPRIPAENRMWLPTKGTGGFGLDFFVRTAPPQSPEENRGTVGEFFWDGLPSMLFWVDPAQDMAVVFATQKVPFDNALHHDFRDAVYGADYSGMPPE; translated from the coding sequence ATGATCAAGCAAGGCATGGCGCTGGCAAGCGCGTTCGGGCTGGCTGCCTGCGCGAGCGTCCCGGCATCCGACATCGCTTCCGGCAGTGCCTTCGCCCCGGATTGCCCGGCGGTCGCCACCTTCCTGGACAGCGCGGTGACGCAGGGCCGCACGGTGGGCGCATCGGCCCTGATCTGGAAGGACGGCCGCGAGCTGTGCTTCGAACGCGCGGGCCTTGCCTCGCGCGAGGACGACCGTGCGTTCGAGCGTGATACGCTGGTCCAGATCTTCTCGATGACCAAGCCTGTCACCGGCATCGCGCTGATGCAGCTTTGGGAGCAGGGTCGGTTCGGGTTGGACGATCCGCTGTACTGGCATCTTCCCGAATACAGGAATTTGAAGGTCGCGACCGGGATCGGCAGCGACGGCGAACCGGTGCTGCGCGATCCCTCGCGCCCGCCGACGATCCGCGATGTGCTGCGCCATACCGCGGGTTTTACCTATGGCGGATCGCAGGAACCGGCGGATGTCGTCTGGGAACGCTTGCAGCCGCTGTCGGCCGACAACACGCTGGCCGAATTCTCGCAGAAGATGGCGCAGGTGCCGCTGCTGGCCGATCCGGGTACGCGCTGGGTCTATTCCGCCAGCGTCGACGTCCAGGCCCGGCTTGTCGAGGTGCTTTCGGGCATGGCATTCGACGACTATGTCGCCGCGCACATCTTCACCCCGCTGGGCATGACCGACAGCGCGTGGAAGCGCGACAGCGGCGATCTTGACCGTCTTGCCCGCATCTATGTCGCTGATGAGAACGGCGCCTTGTCCCCCATGCCGCGCGAAGCATGGCTCAATGCGAATTTCGCCGGAAAACCCATGACGATGGGCGGCGCGGGGATCGTCACCACGGTCGACGATTACATGCGCTTTGCCCGCATGCTGCTGAACGAAGGCGAGTTGGACGGCCGCCGCATCCTGAAGCCCGAGACGATCCGTCTGATGTCGACGGACATGCTCGACCCGCGCATCCCGGCGGAAAACCGCATGTGGCTGCCGACCAAGGGAACGGGCGGCTTCGGCCTCGACTTCTTCGTGCGCACCGCCCCGCCGCAGTCGCCGGAAGAGAACAGGGGCACGGTCGGCGAATTCTTCTGGGACGGCCTGCCGTCGATGCTGTTCTGGGTCGATCCGGCGCAGGACATGGCGGTCGTGTTCGCGACCCAGAAGGTGCCGTTCGACAATGCGCTACACCACGATTTCCGCGATGCCGTGTACGGCGCGGACTACTCCGGCATGCCGCCCGAGTAG